A window of Aedes aegypti strain LVP_AGWG unplaced genomic scaffold, AaegL5.0 Primary Assembly AGWG_AaegL5_hic_scaff_436_PBJ_arrow, whole genome shotgun sequence contains these coding sequences:
- the LOC110681112 gene encoding LOW QUALITY PROTEIN: phenylalanine--tRNA ligase alpha subunit-like (The sequence of the model RefSeq protein was modified relative to this genomic sequence to represent the inferred CDS: inserted 2 bases in 1 codon): MASLESKAGPLAGRFVYKHWCRVGSAVNLLCFAKVSKFNYANSTSLMKLETDLTVEMLASGIWKDLMFKPYNFDALGVPPERGQLHPLMKVRSEFRSIFLEMGFSEMPTNNFVESSFWNFDALYVPQQHPARDQQATFLVSHPKLSNKFPMQLLDEVRDSHEIGTDGSIGYRYNWKLEEXRKNVLRTHTTRVSARMLYKVVRQEGGFKPVKYFSIDKVFRNKTLDATHLAEFYQVEGVVADYGLTLGDLIGTFNAFFNKLGITELEYKPTINRCTEPSMEIFCFHPGLQRWIEVGNSGVFHPEMLRPLGVPEGVNVIAWGLSLERPTMIKYVINNIRDLIGAKVDLKMVQDGPICRMNRRKVRCF, from the exons ATGGCGTCACTAGAAAGCAAGGCGGGTCCACT ggctggccgttttgtttacaaacattggtGCCGTGTTGGCTCAGCTGTCAATTTGTTGTGCTTCGCGAAagttagtaaatttaattacgcaAATTCGACTAGTTTGATGAAGCTGGAAACCGATTTAACGGTGGAGATGTTGGCCAGCGGTATCTGGAAGGATCTCATGTTCAAGCCGTACAATTTCGATGCCCTGGGCGTGCCTCCGGAGCGTGGACAACTGCATCCCCTGATGAAGGTTCGTTCCGAATTCCGATCGATTTTCCTGGAGATGGGATTCTCCGAAATGCCaacgaacaactttgtggaGTCGAGCTTCTGGAACTTTGATGCCTTGTATGTGCCTCAACAACATCCGGCCCGCGATCAACAGGCTACTTTCCTCGTTTCGCATCCCAAACTGAGCAATAAGTTCCCAATGCAACTGCTGGACGAAGTTAGAGATTCACACGAAATCGGAACGGATGGTTCCATTGGATATCGGTACAACTGGAAACTTGAGGA GCGGAAAAACGTTCTCCGAACGCATACGACCCGAGTCAGTGCTCGCATGCTGTACAAAGTGGTCCGTCAGGAGGGTGGTTTCAAACCAGTCAAATACTTCAGCATCGATAAGGTTTTCCGAAACAAAACTTTGGATGCAACGCATTTGGCGGAGTTCTATCAGGTGGAAGGTGTAGTTGCGGATTACGGACTGACGCTGGGCGATCTTATCGGAACGTTCAATGCTTTCTTCAACAAGCTTGGCATCACGGAGCTGGAGTATAAACCGACGATCAATCGGTGTACGGAACCgtcgatggaaattttctgCTTTCATCCGGGTCTGCAGCGGTGGATCGAGGTAGGAAACTCCGGTGTCTTCCATCCGGAAATGTTACGTCCGCTGGGCGTCCCGGAGGGCGTCAACGTCATCGCCTGGGGTCTATCGCTGGAGCGGCCAACGATGATCAAGTATGTCATCAACAACATTCGGGATTTGATTGGAGCCAAGGTCGACCTGAAGATGGTGCAGGATGGACCGATCTGCCGGATGAACCGCAGAAAGGTGagatgtttttga